From the Pieris napi chromosome 20, ilPieNapi1.2, whole genome shotgun sequence genome, one window contains:
- the LOC125059587 gene encoding uncharacterized protein LOC125059587, whose product MAVVWSNDKIMQLIELFQSKPLLWDCSIKQYKDRNKKNDAFEEISQVLNIPKKDVETKIHVLRTQFTREKKKMSAKKTTGSGAIEKCKWIYYEPLEFLLCGATTSGETDTMNKTVDENNALESGMESEPSQSPRPNATTSTSSRKRNKTDESNEILEVLKSAKKKMDEREKKDPFDIYGEYIAAELRSVKDDQAVTQAKYHINNILYELKMGRYNTYGYQTASSHPSSTPNNVQETEIREIERHETNRLDALRDETEDSAILNLVNYLSDESTQ is encoded by the exons ATGGCAGTAGTGTGGagcaatgataaaataatgcaattaatagaattatttcaaTCAAAACCATTATTATGGGattgttctataaaacaatacaaagaTAGAAACAAAAAGAACGATGCATTCGAAGAAATTTCTCAAGTCCTAAATATACCCAAAAAAGACGTAGAAACTAAAATACATGTACTGCGTACTCAATTTACTAGAGAGAAAAAAAAGATGTCGGCAAAAAAAACTACAGGCAGCGGCGCAATAGAAAAATGTAAATGGATTTATTACGAGCCATtggaatttttgttatgtggtGCAACTACTTCTGGTGAAACGGATACTATGAATAAAACA GTAGATGAAAACAATGCACTTGAAAGTGGTATGGAGTCAGAGCCATCTCAATCACCAAGGCCGAATGCTACAACATCTACATCTTCGAGGAAAAGAAATAAGACAGATGaatcaaatgaaatattagaGGTTTTGAAAAGTGCTAAAAAAAAGATGGATGAAAGGGAGAAGAAGGATCCATTTGATATATATGGTGAATATATTGCTGCTGAATTAAGAAGTGTTAAAGATGACCAAGCCGTGACACAGGCAAAGtaccatattaataatatactgtatgaattaaaaatgggACGATATAATACATATGGATATCAAACGGCATCTTCTCATCCATCATCAACACCAAATAATGTTCAGGAAACTGAAATAAGGGAAATTGAGAGACACGAAACAAATAGACTAGATGCATTACGAGACGAAACAGAAGATTCGGCTATACTAAACTTAGTTAACTATCTCAGTGATGAATCAACGCAATAG